Proteins encoded by one window of Emticicia oligotrophica DSM 17448:
- a CDS encoding anthranilate synthase component I family protein, with product MQSVFKISTRHKRLLADTLTPVGIFQRLRGQYPHSVILESADYHAMHNSFSYIACDEVASFQLDNDIVTQKFPDGTVETFPLEKRKDGVKVLQEFASKFENPSSEFSFITNGLFGHITYDSVEYFEDIEIQDKSSETEIPQILYRVYRYVIAINHFRDELYIFEHTYTPDGQEPQISEDGLETLEFFVKNPKVSTSNFKAVGEESTNIDDDSMREIIHKCIGHCLRGDVFQIVPSRRFSRQFEGDDFNVYRALRSINPSPYLFYFDGGNYHIFGSSPEKQIFIKDGQAEIHPIAGTFRRTGDDEHDRELARQLHADPKESAEHVMLVDLARNDLSRSAENVKVETFKEVQFYSHVIHLVSKVTGKMHEGTNPLQLVADTFPAGTLSGAPKHNAMTIINRFEPTNRSIYGGAIGFMDFKGNFNHAIAIRTFLSKNNTLFYQAGMGVVAKSDVELEMKEIHLKLAALRKAIEMAGEI from the coding sequence ATGCAGTCAGTTTTTAAAATCTCAACTCGCCATAAACGCTTACTTGCCGATACACTCACGCCAGTAGGTATTTTCCAGCGTTTGCGTGGGCAATACCCACATTCGGTGATTCTCGAAAGTGCCGATTACCACGCCATGCATAACAGCTTTAGCTATATAGCTTGCGATGAAGTAGCGAGTTTTCAGTTAGATAATGATATTGTTACGCAGAAGTTTCCTGATGGAACAGTTGAAACTTTTCCGCTCGAAAAACGCAAAGATGGGGTAAAGGTTTTGCAAGAATTTGCTTCAAAGTTTGAAAACCCATCGAGTGAGTTTTCATTTATTACCAATGGACTTTTCGGTCATATTACTTATGATTCAGTAGAATATTTCGAAGATATCGAGATTCAAGATAAAAGCTCTGAAACCGAAATTCCTCAAATTCTTTACAGAGTTTATCGCTACGTAATAGCTATCAACCACTTCAGAGATGAGCTTTATATTTTTGAGCATACATATACACCTGATGGACAAGAACCGCAAATTTCGGAAGATGGCTTAGAAACTTTGGAGTTTTTTGTGAAAAACCCTAAAGTTTCAACGAGTAATTTCAAAGCTGTTGGTGAGGAATCAACCAATATAGATGATGACTCAATGCGAGAAATTATTCATAAATGTATTGGTCATTGTTTACGTGGCGATGTTTTCCAGATTGTTCCTTCTCGTCGTTTTTCTCGTCAATTCGAAGGTGATGATTTTAATGTTTATCGTGCATTACGTTCAATCAATCCATCGCCGTACTTATTCTATTTTGATGGCGGCAACTATCATATTTTTGGTAGCTCTCCCGAAAAACAAATTTTTATCAAAGATGGCCAAGCAGAGATTCACCCAATTGCGGGAACTTTCAGACGAACAGGTGATGACGAACACGACCGAGAATTAGCTCGCCAGCTTCATGCCGACCCTAAAGAATCGGCTGAGCACGTGATGTTAGTAGATTTAGCTCGCAATGATTTATCTCGTAGTGCTGAAAATGTAAAAGTAGAGACTTTCAAAGAAGTACAGTTTTACAGCCACGTAATTCACTTAGTTTCGAAAGTAACGGGCAAAATGCACGAAGGAACAAATCCATTACAATTAGTGGCTGATACTTTTCCAGCGGGAACACTTTCGGGAGCACCGAAACATAACGCCATGACAATCATCAATCGTTTTGAACCAACTAATCGTAGTATTTATGGTGGAGCTATTGGTTTCATGGATTTCAAAGGAAATTTCAATCACGCCATTGCTATTCGAACGTTTTTGAGTAAAAACAATACTCTTTTTTATCAAGCAGGAATGGGTGTTGTGGCAAAATCAGATGTTGAACTCGAAATGAAAGAGATTCATCTAAAATTAGCAGCTCTAAGAAAAGCAATCGAAATGGCGGGTGAGATTTAA
- a CDS encoding anthranilate synthase component II: protein MKFLVLDNYDSFVYNLVYILKDLGGDVDVFRNDKIAIEEVKKYDKILLSPGPGIPEEAGIMLDLIKEYAATKSIFGVCLGHQAIGEAFGAKLHNMGEVLHGVTTKCIITDPNEVLFQGVPSEIEVCRYHSWTVVPETMPADLKITAIDEKGFVMAEAHQKYDIRGVQFHPEAYLTQHGVKMVENWMKC, encoded by the coding sequence ATGAAATTTTTAGTTTTAGATAATTACGATTCATTTGTATATAACCTTGTCTATATCTTGAAAGATTTGGGTGGCGATGTAGATGTATTTAGAAATGACAAGATTGCCATTGAAGAAGTAAAAAAATACGACAAAATCTTGCTTTCACCGGGCCCCGGAATTCCAGAAGAAGCAGGCATCATGCTCGATTTGATTAAAGAATACGCCGCAACAAAATCAATTTTTGGCGTTTGTTTGGGGCACCAAGCAATCGGCGAAGCGTTTGGTGCAAAATTACATAACATGGGTGAAGTACTGCATGGTGTAACAACTAAGTGTATAATTACCGACCCCAATGAGGTGTTATTCCAAGGTGTTCCTTCTGAAATAGAAGTATGCCGTTATCACTCATGGACTGTTGTTCCTGAAACAATGCCAGCCGACTTAAAAATTACAGCTATTGATGAAAAAGGTTTTGTAATGGCCGAAGCCCATCAAAAGTATGATATTCGTGGCGTACAATTTCATCCAGAAGCCTATCTTACACAACACGGTGT
- a CDS encoding (Fe-S)-binding protein — protein sequence MQIISQILFLVALGVAAYFISRRVMLIKSTIQLGRAEDRSDNPSERLRTMLLIAFGQKKMFTRPIVGLMHFIIYAGFVIINIEVLEIMIDGIFGTHRIFAEPLGSFYDFLINFFEVLALGVVLVCVAFLVRRNITKVERLQDSRHRELKGWATKDANIILITEILLMWAFLSMNAVDTILQERAVGHYAEVITGDFWVSQFLKPIFMSWSDSGLAIYERTAWWFHILGIMAFATYVTYSKHLHIFLAFPNTYFSNLKAKGEMTNMPTVTKEVKIMLGLAEADAEPAEVGRFGAKDVKDLSWKNLMDAYSCTECGRCTSSCPANMTGKQLSPRKIMMDTRDRLEDIQKGWLASDRKAPIAEFEDGKSLMGDYISEEEILACTTCNACVQECPINISPLDIILQLRRYKVMEESQAPASWNGMFSNLENNMAPWKFSPSDRFNWIENLK from the coding sequence ATGCAAATCATCTCGCAAATCTTGTTCTTAGTTGCTTTAGGGGTGGCAGCCTATTTTATTAGTCGCCGAGTAATGCTCATTAAAAGCACCATTCAGTTAGGTAGAGCCGAAGACCGTTCTGATAACCCTTCAGAGCGTTTACGTACAATGTTGCTCATTGCTTTTGGGCAAAAAAAGATGTTTACAAGGCCAATTGTTGGTTTAATGCACTTTATCATTTATGCGGGTTTTGTAATTATCAATATTGAAGTGCTGGAAATCATGATTGATGGTATCTTTGGAACGCACCGTATTTTTGCTGAACCGCTCGGAAGTTTCTATGATTTCTTGATAAATTTCTTCGAAGTTTTAGCTCTTGGGGTTGTACTTGTCTGTGTGGCATTCTTGGTTAGGAGAAATATTACAAAAGTTGAGCGACTACAAGATAGCCGTCACCGAGAATTGAAAGGCTGGGCTACAAAAGATGCTAATATCATTCTTATTACTGAGATTTTATTGATGTGGGCTTTTTTGAGCATGAACGCCGTAGATACAATTCTTCAGGAAAGAGCCGTTGGACATTATGCTGAAGTAATTACAGGAGATTTCTGGGTAAGTCAGTTTTTGAAACCAATATTTATGAGTTGGTCCGACTCGGGTTTGGCCATTTATGAGCGAACTGCATGGTGGTTTCATATTTTAGGTATTATGGCGTTTGCAACTTATGTAACTTACTCTAAGCACTTGCATATCTTTTTGGCGTTTCCGAATACTTATTTCTCAAACCTTAAAGCCAAAGGTGAAATGACCAATATGCCAACTGTTACGAAAGAAGTAAAAATAATGCTTGGCTTAGCCGAAGCAGATGCTGAACCAGCCGAGGTTGGTAGATTTGGTGCAAAGGATGTAAAAGACCTTTCTTGGAAAAACCTTATGGATGCTTATAGCTGCACCGAGTGTGGCCGTTGTACTTCTTCTTGTCCTGCGAATATGACAGGGAAGCAGCTTTCTCCACGTAAGATTATGATGGATACCCGTGACCGCCTCGAAGATATTCAAAAGGGTTGGTTAGCCAGCGATAGAAAAGCTCCAATTGCTGAATTTGAAGATGGTAAAAGCCTCATGGGCGATTACATTTCTGAGGAAGAAATTTTGGCCTGTACTACGTGTAATGCTTGCGTACAAGAGTGTCCGATTAACATTAGTCCGCTTGATATTATCTTACAATTACGTCGCTATAAGGTAATGGAGGAGTCACAAGCACCTGCTTCTTGGAATGGAATGTTCTCAAATTTAGAAAATAATATGGCTCCGTGGAAATTTTCGCCGAGTGACCGTTTCAATTGGATTGAAAATTTAAAATAG
- a CDS encoding Gfo/Idh/MocA family protein: MENISRRNLLKTFGLTAGGLSLFNIESLAEELDANEYEIPHDERYVALDKPVTAIVLGAGNRGNVYGRFSLAFPNELDIVGVAEPIPFRNDRYAKAHNIEDKNRFKTWEDVFKVPKFADAIIISTPDTLHYGPAMKALEMGYDVLLEKPISPSMQECLDILKMAQKTKRVIAVCHVLRYTPYFRKLKEITDSGQFGKLISVSHLEGIEHVHMAHSYVRGNWHVSKDTNPIILAKSCHDLDILRWLINKPCKSVSAHGSLTWFKRENAPEGSTERCTDGCKVEATCPFSAIKVYHKERKRINVLDVTDDLSKQGDEILEKLKTSQYGRCVYRMDNDQPDHYTATMEFEGGTTVSFAMEAFTSFEHRKTRLMFSHGEVWGDMDLIQTYDFRTKQTTSWRATDQPEYKNQASGHGGGDYGLARNFVQAVAQQKPELLTSTIEASIESHVMGFMAEKSRLGKQMVEVKI; encoded by the coding sequence ATGGAAAACATTTCAAGAAGAAATCTACTCAAAACTTTTGGTCTGACCGCTGGAGGTCTATCTTTATTTAATATTGAATCATTGGCGGAAGAATTAGATGCAAATGAATATGAGATTCCGCACGATGAACGTTATGTGGCACTTGATAAACCTGTAACGGCCATTGTTTTGGGGGCGGGAAATCGTGGGAATGTTTATGGACGTTTCTCATTGGCTTTCCCTAATGAGTTAGATATTGTTGGTGTAGCCGAGCCCATACCGTTTCGAAATGACCGTTATGCCAAAGCACATAATATAGAAGATAAGAATAGATTTAAAACTTGGGAAGATGTATTTAAAGTGCCTAAGTTTGCCGATGCAATAATTATTTCTACGCCAGATACACTTCATTATGGCCCAGCCATGAAGGCTCTCGAAATGGGATACGATGTTTTGCTCGAAAAACCCATTTCGCCATCTATGCAAGAATGCTTAGATATTCTGAAAATGGCTCAAAAAACCAAACGTGTGATAGCCGTTTGTCATGTTTTGCGTTATACGCCGTATTTCCGAAAACTGAAAGAAATTACAGATAGCGGACAGTTCGGTAAACTCATCAGCGTAAGTCACCTTGAAGGTATCGAGCATGTACACATGGCACACTCATACGTGCGAGGAAACTGGCATGTTTCAAAAGATACAAACCCAATAATTTTGGCAAAATCGTGCCATGATTTAGACATACTTCGTTGGCTAATTAATAAACCTTGTAAAAGTGTTTCTGCACATGGTTCGCTCACATGGTTTAAGCGAGAAAACGCACCCGAGGGAAGTACCGAACGCTGTACGGATGGGTGTAAGGTAGAAGCAACGTGCCCATTTTCAGCTATTAAGGTTTATCATAAAGAGCGTAAACGCATCAATGTTTTAGATGTAACCGATGATTTGAGCAAACAAGGGGATGAAATTTTAGAGAAATTGAAAACTTCTCAGTATGGTAGATGTGTTTATAGAATGGATAACGACCAACCAGACCATTACACCGCTACCATGGAATTTGAAGGTGGAACAACCGTGAGCTTTGCTATGGAAGCATTTACCTCATTTGAGCATCGCAAAACACGTTTGATGTTTTCGCACGGTGAAGTTTGGGGCGATATGGATTTAATACAAACTTATGATTTCCGAACGAAGCAAACAACCAGTTGGCGAGCTACCGACCAACCAGAATATAAAAATCAGGCTTCGGGGCATGGCGGAGGAGATTATGGTTTAGCTCGAAATTTTGTACAGGCAGTAGCTCAACAAAAACCAGAGTTACTTACATCAACAATCGAAGCTTCAATCGAAAGTCATGTGATGGGCTTTATGGCCGAGAAGAGTCGTTTAGGCAAGCAAATGGTAGAAGTAAAAATATAA
- a CDS encoding endonuclease domain-containing protein has product MKSKVFGVEFHRQVPIRRYIIDFYCHELMLAIEIDGDSHIGKEVDDKIRQHELENDGVQFLRFSDLEIKKEMNKVLKEIEIWITENKDF; this is encoded by the coding sequence ATAAAAAGTAAAGTTTTTGGAGTCGAGTTTCATCGACAAGTACCGATTCGTAGATACATTATTGATTTTTATTGTCACGAACTAATGTTGGCAATTGAAATAGATGGAGATTCGCATATTGGTAAAGAAGTAGATGATAAAATAAGACAGCATGAACTGGAAAATGATGGAGTGCAATTTTTGAGGTTTAGTGATTTGGAAATAAAAAAAGAGATGAACAAGGTTTTAAAGGAAATTGAAATTTGGATTACAGAGAATAAAGATTTTTAA
- the ileS gene encoding isoleucine--tRNA ligase — translation MQYKEYKSVNYAAIADEILAFWKENKIFEQSIEVREGSPTFTFFEGPPSANGTPGIHHVMARSIKDIFCRYKTLRGFQVKRKGGWDTHGLPVELQVEKELGITKEDIGKKISVEEYNQKCRETVMRFTDQWDELTEKMGYWVDLENPYITYKNEYIESIWYLLKEFYNKGLLYKGYTIQPYSPAAGTGLSSHELNMPGTYKDVKDTSLTAQFKAKKSSKSDFLFESAQGGDVYILAWTTTPWTLPANSALTVGKNIDYVLVKTFNPYTYLPVNVVLAKDLIGKYFSEKGKDGDFDGFADSDKKLIPWTIIAECKGSDLDGIEYEQLLPYVQPEVPAFRVIIGDFVTTEDGTGVVHTSPTFGADDFRVSQQHGIPSIMVKDENGKDVPVVDRQGRFVKEITDFALEYVKEAYLSDEEKEAERIKQGRDKYLSVDERIAIKLKTENKAFNVQRYEHTYPHCWRTDKPVLYYPLDSWFIRTTAMKEKLVELNKTINWNPESTGTGRFGNWLENLVDWNLSRSRYWGTPLPIWRSEDGEEVCIGSVQELINGLKHALNDDVLSEEQKEKNASFISSYEANNFDLHRPFVDEVFLVSASGKLMKRETDLIDVWFDSGAMPFAQWHYPFENKEIFDANYPADFISEGVDQTRGWFFTLHAISGMLYDSVAFKNVVSTGLVLDKNGNKMSKRLGNAIDPFDTLSKYGADPTRWYMITNAEPWDNLRFNLDGITEVRNKFFGTLTNTYNFFALYANLDNYKMSETDRVPYESLPEMDRWILSKLYTLIKEVGEQFDQYNPTKAGRLVQDFVCDQLSNWYVRLCRRRFWQGEMTENKKAAYETLHKCLVTVAQLMSPIAPFYGEWLYKNMTDSVREEAKANNSPLRHYSVNFTEWPVYDAAWVDANLETSMELSQTVSSLVHSLRKTHKIKVRQPLQRILIPVLSESTREQIRHVEDIIKSEVNIKAIEYIDDDSGVLKKKVKPNFKALGPKYGKDMKEVGNGITSMTNEDLKLLEKTGEFLIKTATSQFLITLADVEIQTEDVPGWLVASDKGITVALDINISEELRQEGIARDFVNRVQNYRKDTGFEVTDKISIQLQNNNDILATAVETNRDYISQEVQALSLEILNEKPNNAVEIEMDEFILVVNISVVA, via the coding sequence ATGCAATACAAAGAATATAAATCAGTCAACTATGCGGCAATTGCCGATGAAATTTTAGCTTTCTGGAAAGAAAACAAAATCTTCGAGCAATCAATTGAAGTACGTGAGGGTTCGCCAACTTTTACATTTTTCGAAGGCCCACCATCTGCAAATGGTACTCCGGGTATTCACCACGTAATGGCTCGTTCGATTAAAGATATTTTTTGTCGCTACAAAACTCTTCGAGGTTTCCAAGTAAAACGTAAAGGTGGCTGGGATACCCACGGCCTTCCAGTAGAACTTCAAGTAGAGAAAGAATTAGGCATTACAAAAGAAGATATTGGTAAAAAGATAAGTGTTGAAGAGTATAACCAGAAATGTCGTGAAACGGTAATGCGTTTTACTGACCAATGGGATGAATTGACTGAAAAAATGGGTTATTGGGTTGACCTAGAAAATCCTTATATTACCTATAAAAACGAATATATTGAAAGTATTTGGTACTTACTTAAAGAGTTTTATAATAAAGGATTACTCTATAAAGGATATACCATTCAACCCTATTCTCCAGCAGCGGGAACTGGCTTGAGTTCGCACGAATTGAATATGCCGGGTACCTACAAAGATGTGAAAGATACATCTTTGACAGCCCAATTCAAGGCAAAGAAAAGTTCAAAATCAGATTTTTTGTTTGAATCTGCTCAAGGAGGTGATGTATATATTCTTGCATGGACAACCACTCCGTGGACACTTCCTGCAAACTCTGCTCTTACAGTAGGGAAAAATATTGATTATGTGTTGGTGAAAACTTTCAATCCATATACCTATTTACCTGTAAATGTAGTTTTGGCAAAAGACCTAATCGGCAAGTATTTTTCTGAGAAAGGTAAAGATGGAGATTTCGATGGCTTTGCTGATTCTGATAAAAAGCTTATTCCTTGGACAATCATCGCTGAATGTAAAGGCTCTGATTTAGATGGAATCGAATACGAACAATTATTGCCTTATGTACAGCCAGAAGTTCCTGCGTTCCGCGTAATTATTGGCGATTTTGTAACTACCGAAGATGGTACGGGTGTTGTTCATACTTCTCCAACTTTTGGTGCTGATGACTTTAGAGTTTCTCAACAACACGGTATTCCTTCAATCATGGTTAAAGATGAGAATGGAAAAGATGTGCCTGTGGTTGACCGTCAGGGACGCTTTGTGAAAGAAATTACCGATTTTGCCTTAGAATATGTGAAGGAAGCTTATTTGTCTGATGAAGAAAAGGAAGCAGAACGTATCAAACAAGGGCGTGATAAATATCTTTCGGTCGATGAGCGAATTGCCATTAAACTGAAAACTGAAAATAAAGCATTCAACGTACAAAGATACGAGCATACTTACCCGCATTGCTGGCGTACTGACAAACCAGTACTTTATTACCCACTTGATAGCTGGTTTATTCGCACAACTGCCATGAAAGAAAAATTGGTAGAGCTAAATAAAACCATCAACTGGAATCCAGAAAGTACAGGTACTGGGCGTTTTGGCAATTGGCTTGAAAATTTGGTTGACTGGAACTTAAGCCGTAGCCGTTATTGGGGAACTCCATTGCCAATTTGGCGTTCGGAAGATGGCGAAGAGGTATGTATTGGTTCGGTACAAGAATTAATCAATGGCTTGAAACACGCATTGAATGATGATGTTTTAAGTGAAGAACAAAAAGAGAAAAATGCTTCTTTTATTAGTTCGTACGAAGCTAATAACTTCGATTTACACCGCCCATTTGTTGATGAAGTTTTCTTGGTTTCGGCAAGTGGAAAATTAATGAAGCGTGAAACTGATTTAATTGACGTTTGGTTTGATTCTGGAGCGATGCCATTCGCACAATGGCATTATCCGTTTGAAAATAAAGAAATTTTTGATGCAAATTATCCTGCCGATTTCATTTCAGAAGGTGTTGACCAAACTCGTGGTTGGTTTTTTACACTACATGCTATTTCTGGAATGTTATACGATTCGGTAGCATTTAAAAATGTAGTTTCTACTGGTTTGGTTTTAGATAAAAATGGCAATAAAATGTCAAAACGTTTGGGTAATGCCATTGACCCATTCGATACTTTATCTAAATACGGTGCTGACCCAACCCGTTGGTACATGATTACGAATGCCGAACCTTGGGATAACCTTCGTTTCAACCTTGATGGTATCACTGAAGTTCGTAATAAGTTCTTCGGTACGCTTACCAACACTTATAATTTCTTTGCACTTTATGCAAATCTTGATAATTATAAGATGTCTGAAACTGACAGAGTTCCTTACGAGAGTCTCCCAGAAATGGATCGCTGGATTCTTTCAAAACTCTATACATTAATTAAAGAAGTTGGCGAGCAATTTGATCAATATAATCCTACTAAAGCAGGTCGTTTGGTGCAAGATTTTGTTTGCGACCAACTTTCAAACTGGTATGTGCGTTTGTGTCGTCGTCGTTTCTGGCAAGGAGAAATGACTGAAAATAAGAAAGCGGCTTACGAAACGCTTCATAAGTGTTTGGTTACAGTTGCTCAGTTGATGTCGCCAATTGCTCCATTTTATGGCGAATGGCTCTATAAAAACATGACAGATTCAGTGCGTGAAGAAGCCAAAGCGAATAATTCTCCGCTTCGCCATTATTCTGTAAACTTTACCGAATGGCCAGTGTATGATGCCGCTTGGGTAGATGCAAATCTTGAAACTTCGATGGAACTATCGCAAACGGTTTCTTCGTTAGTTCACTCATTGCGTAAAACACATAAAATTAAAGTTCGTCAACCATTACAAAGAATCTTAATTCCGGTATTGTCTGAAAGTACTCGTGAGCAAATTCGTCACGTAGAAGATATTATCAAATCGGAGGTGAATATCAAAGCCATTGAATATATCGATGATGATTCTGGTGTATTGAAAAAGAAAGTAAAACCAAACTTCAAAGCCCTTGGCCCGAAATATGGTAAGGATATGAAAGAGGTTGGTAATGGCATTACCTCAATGACCAATGAAGATTTGAAGCTTTTAGAGAAAACAGGTGAGTTTTTAATCAAAACGGCTACTTCTCAATTCTTAATTACTTTAGCTGATGTCGAAATCCAAACTGAAGATGTACCAGGTTGGTTAGTAGCTTCAGATAAAGGTATTACTGTTGCCTTAGATATTAATATTTCAGAAGAATTACGCCAAGAAGGTATCGCTCGTGATTTTGTCAATCGTGTACAAAACTACCGTAAAGATACTGGCTTCGAGGTGACAGATAAAATCAGCATTCAGTTGCAAAATAATAATGATATTTTGGCTACTGCTGTAGAAACAAATCGTGATTACATAAGCCAAGAAGTACAGGCTCTTTCTTTAGAAATTCTGAATGAAAAGCCAAATAATGCAGTTGAAATAGAAATGGACGAATTTATTCTGGTGGTAAATATCAGTGTAGTTGCCTAA
- the trxA gene encoding thioredoxin — MTGTFEELIASEKPILIDFFATWCGPCQALTPTLQQLAQDMGDRLRIVKIDVDQNPKLAAKYRVSGVPTLMLFQKSELKWRQSGALSLPQLKSTVENFI; from the coding sequence ATGACAGGAACATTTGAAGAATTAATAGCTTCTGAGAAACCAATCTTAATTGATTTCTTTGCTACGTGGTGCGGCCCGTGTCAGGCACTTACGCCTACACTCCAGCAATTAGCCCAAGATATGGGTGATAGATTAAGAATAGTAAAAATAGATGTTGATCAAAACCCCAAGTTAGCAGCCAAATATAGAGTTTCGGGTGTACCTACCCTAATGCTTTTCCAAAAAAGCGAACTCAAATGGCGACAATCAGGAGCTTTGTCGTTACCACAACTCAAATCAACTGTTGAAAACTTTATTTAA